The DNA segment ATGGCCGCGATGGCTCATGCTCCCCATGGCCCTGAGGGGCCACTTTACCCTGGGATCTGTAAGTCACTTTCCTCGTCGGAGCGTGAGCAACGACTGGCCAGAGGTGATTCGCATTGTTGGAGGCTGGATGCCGCAAAAGTGAGTGATGATCTAGGCCCTTTGTTTTTTGAAGATGTCTTACACGGAAGCATCGAGATGGATTTGTCGCTTCTCGGAGATGTGGTTTTGGCACGTAAGGACATCGCGACGTCCTATCATCTGGCGGTGGTGGTGGATGACGCTGCCCAGGAAGTGACGGATGTCACCCGGGGGGAAGACTTGCTGGCCTCGACCCATGTGCACCGGGCGTTGCAGTCGTTATTGGACTTGCCGGTTCCCCGGTATCATCATCACCGGCTTATTTGTGATGAAGAAGGCAAACGTCTCGCGAAGAGGGATGAGGCTTTGAGCGTCCGCCATCTGCGGGAGCAGGGGAAAACACCGGAAGAGGTGCTGCAGGAGATAGCTTTACATCTCCTTTACACACAGGATTGAGAAAGCGGACTACCTTCGGATCATCAAAGTAAGATGATCCGATGAAACGTAGAGAAATTGTCAGAATATTTGGAGGCACGGTGATTGCCGGAGCTGTTGGTTCGAAACTGATGGCCCATCCGGTCCGTCACCGTC comes from the Oceaniferula marina genome and includes:
- the gluQRS gene encoding tRNA glutamyl-Q(34) synthetase GluQRS; this translates as MKTRFAPSPTGLLHLGHVYAAKFAFDLAREHGGSFLLRFEDIDTTRVREKYYAMIEEDLVWLGFSWQGSALRQVDRLDAYTDALQRLKSLGVVYPCFCTRREIQEEMAAMAHAPHGPEGPLYPGICKSLSSSEREQRLARGDSHCWRLDAAKVSDDLGPLFFEDVLHGSIEMDLSLLGDVVLARKDIATSYHLAVVVDDAAQEVTDVTRGEDLLASTHVHRALQSLLDLPVPRYHHHRLICDEEGKRLAKRDEALSVRHLREQGKTPEEVLQEIALHLLYTQD